The nucleotide sequence CACGTGTGGCCAGGGTCGCCGACTGCAGTTCATGGGGCCGGAAGTAACCGATTGCTAACCCGCACCccgttttcttttcttctctaccaGCTCCTGCCCCTCCTAAAGCCGAAGCCAAAGCGAAGGCTTTAAAGGCCAAGAAGGCAGTGTTGAAAGGTGtccacagccacaaaaaaaagaagatccgCACGTCACCCACCTTCCGGCGGCCCAAGACACTGCGACTCCGGAGGCAGCCCAAATATCCTCGGAAGAGCGCCCCCAGGAGAAACAAGTCAGTACTGCCCCCTCTACCCATGAAAAGATTTGGGTATTCTCCATTGGTAATTTGGAAATCACTCACCCTGTGTGATGGTTTCTCAAACACAAATTGTGTCCAGTGTGCTTCTCTAATTGGAAGTATGAGGAGATTGTTTCTGCTGTATTTACAAAACTGGCAGGAATTCTTTTTAAATCAGCtcagaggccgggtgcggtggctcacgtctgtaatcccagcactttggaggccgaggctagcggatcacttgaggtcaggagttcgagactagcctgagtaacatggaaaaactccgtgtctactaaaaatagaaaattagccgggcgtggtggcgcatgtctgtaatcccggctacccgcgggagacagaggcaggaaaatcgcttgaacccgggaggtggaggttgtggtgagccgagatcgcacgattgcactccagcctggtcaacaagagcaaaactccatctcaaaaaaaaaaaaaaaccctgagtcTCAAAATTTGTTAGGTTAATTATTGCTTCACATGTGGTCACGGTTTGAAAACTATTTTGGGGGTACTGTAAAGTAGAATACAGAGATTCCTTGTTCGTAGTTCCTACTGCTATAGGGAACAATCCTTGAGGGTGAGAACGTGGATTGATTCTTGATGATAACGTGGATTCCGTTATCTGTATTTGGCAGTTATGGGCTGCTGCGATGTATAGAAGCTTCTTTGCATTCGTTTTCCCAAATTTTCATATTGCTCAAGGAATGGTTGGGGGGAGATGGGCAAAAGGTTGGGCACTTGAGTATTTGAGCCACCAGTAATAACTAACTTTTTAGGGAGCACAGATTTGAGTAGAACCATGGTAGTAGTTACTAGCAATGGGTTTTTGCTGTTTCTACTCTTTCCTAACAGAAAGAGTGGATTGTGTTCAATAGGAAAGCAGTTCACAGACTGTCTTCCTGCCCTTCCCCCCACCAAGTTGGACCTAGGATTGAGTGTGATGAGGTTTAGACCTGACCTGGTTTCAAAACAGGAAAGTAGTGTCTGAGTAAACACCGGGCTCTGACTTTAAATGGGGGAAGCTGTTACAGTTGTGCTTAAGCCACTGTAAGTTTAACCTCAGCTGTGCATAAGAATTTGCTCCTGGCCcaattctgcctcggcctcctgagtagctgggactacaggcttgcaccaccacgcccagctaatttttgtatttttagtagagagggagcttcactaagttggccaggatggtcacgatctcttgacctcgtgatacgcctgcctcagcctcccaaagtgctgggattacagccatgagccaccacgccaggcccaaaGATGATTCTTTAATCACTTGAGGTGTAAGAGCccttcaagagaaagaaaatgtacaatgTTCTGCCCCTGGGGTTGGGGCTTCAGGCTCTTAGATTTCAGGGTGCAGGTGATGACACTGTAAAACGACCAAAGTCTGAACAAAATGATTGGTACCTCGTTGTCTGATGCCCTAGGCTCTCCTGGCTCTGGGCTCCAAAGAAGGCCCAGGCCAGGTGACCCCATTTTGCCTCTCCTAGGCTTGACCACTATGCTATCATCAAGTTTCCGCTGACTACTGAGTCTGCCATGAAGAAGATAGAAGACAACAACACACTTGTGTTCATTGTGGATGTTAAAGCCAACAAGCACCAGATTAAAcaggctgtgaagaagctctatgACATTGATGTGGCCAAGGTCAACACCCTGATTCGGTGAGCTGGGCCTCAAGGGATGGGGAGCGGGCTGGACCAGCAGCTGGAGCCAAAAAAAACCTGCATTTCATGAAGCTCTTTGATGTTTAGATAGTCCTGGTAATGCAGGACTACACGTATAGTCCCAGTTatgcaggaggatcccttgagcccaggagtcaccCATGATTTgccccattgtactccagcctgagcaaccaagcagggccctttaaaaaaaaaaaaaatcctctggaCCTTTCAACAGGGGAAAAAGGTTCCTTGACTTAAACTTGGAGTAGGTTTAGCAGTGTGTGAGCCTTGAGGCAGGAATTACAGGCTGCCTTAATTACAGACCTTTGTATGGACCTGAGGCAACACTTTCTAGGACTTGATTGGGGGTTGGTGCTCATTTTCTGGGTCCCTACTTCTATTTTCAAAGGCCACTAGAGTGCAGCAGATTACCTTGGTTTAAGTCTTAACATGGCCTGTGGTGTTTCCCATAAGAGAATTGGCTTCGTGGCTTCATGGTGTCCTCTGGGTTGATGGAAAAATAATCATTGGAAAAGAATGACATGAACAGAGGAACCATTGAAGTGCTGGAGGactggaggaggaagggggagggtgTGGGGGCAGTGAGGGTGGCAGGGACTAAGGCTTCCTTCTCTACCCCAGGCCTGATGGAGAGAAAAAGGCGTATGTTCGATTGGCTCCTGATTACGACGCTTTGGATGTTGCCAACAAAGTAAGTTTCCTTCCTACAAACCCCCTATCATTCACCCCTTGGGTGCAAATGATGCATATGTTAGCGACCAAAGCCTGATTTTTGCTGATTAGTCATAATTAACTGACTGCACCCTATCTTAATAAACCTTATCCTCAATGTTCCTCATTTTGCTTTCTGAAAATAACATTCCAGCTTAATCTTCTTGTTTCAGCTCCAGTAATGAGGctcccttttgtttttcagattgggATCATCTAAACTGAGTCCAGCTGcctaattctaaatatatatatatatatatcttttcaacATATACATGTCTCTCTGTCAATTTCTGGTTGGGCTGGGAGGCCACACACAGTACACTGACATAACAGGGCTTGGGCAAGACTCCTGTTCTACTCATCCTTTTGAAATATTCACCCTGCCACTCTACCATGTGTGATCACTCCAGAGATCTTTCTGACTAGAGTTAGTGTCCTAGGAAAACCGGAACTCAGAACTTGCCTCCATGGTTGAGGGTAACAAGAAGCAGTACAAGAACCCCTTCTTTTATCCCTGGAAGAGGCTGTGTATGAAACCAATGCCCGGGGTTTGAAGGGCATTAGCATCCATTTCAGGGGAGTGTGGATTGGCTGGCTTTCTGATAGCATTTTGTCCTCACACACCCATCTACTACGTCCAACCGGTCTGTCTGCTTCTCTCACCCCTTGCCCAATAAAGGACAAGGACTTCAGAGGAGTGCTTTCATTAGTGTTTTCAATAGTGTGGGCGCAGGCTCGGAAGGTGGAGAGGCTGGCCCCAGAGGACGCCCAGGCTTGGGGCTAAGTCCCAGTTTCCGTGTGAAGCTGTTTCTGGccttgtctgtttttgttgtcCCAGGCTCTGTGCCTCTCACTCAGTCAAGAACTTGTCTTTGTGTTGCTTCCTGGGGACACGCTCGGGGCAGAAGTCAGAGCGGAGGAGGCGGGAAAAGTAGATTATGATCATCACGTCCAGCATGAGCAGGATACCCAGCAGGAAGGTGCCCAGGGTCCTCTGCCTCACATAACGCAAGAAGAAATGGGTGAGGTAGACCTGAGGGGCCAGGCGGAAGACAAAGTACATGACCAGGTTCACATACTTGTTAACCCTATAGAGGAGATGATCCTGGGCATTATTGATTTTCATCATCATGCGAATCGTGAGGAAGATGTTGCTGACTTCCACCAGTAGTGTTAAGACACCACCACCGACAAAGCTGCTCCAAAAGATGCCAGAGAAGAAGGCACCCATGGCCTAGCGGGAAGAAGGGAGAATAGGAGTTAGGGAACCAGACGCAGATGCTTTCCTGGACTTTGGTGGGGGGTATCAGATTGAGGGCTGGAAAATCCCAAATTTCCACCTGGAATAATAGTTTATAGTGGATAAGATGCTTTGTTTTGTTCGTTCAACATTACTAGGTTTTGATCCCTGCTCACAGCTTCTGGCTGTGGATGATGTTCAGTCTAAAGAGGCAGTGAGACCACACAGACTGCTAACCTCAGCATCCTAAAAATAAGTAGCAGCACACAGGTGGGGGGGTGGGCGGTAAGAAAACACAGCCTTCTCCCAGGTTCAGAAAGACGGAGCTGAGACTAGGTTGCTGACTGACACCAGGCCTATACCACATAATCAGCTTCTCTCTTACCATGATGTGATGGACGAGGTATTCCCAAGATGCTCGCGCCTGTCCGCTAGCCACGATGTCCACCGTATCGTGGATGAAATACCCTAGTGGAGGGATGGGGCAAGAGGTCACGAAGGACTGAACAAGCACCTTCCTTCTCCCTGTCCCCAGTTGGCCTCCCGCTTCCTGGGCAAGACCTACCTGCAGAAAAGCAAACGAGCAAATAGCCAGAAAGTGACCATGCCGTCTCAATCTCCACCAACATGTCGGGAGTCTGCCATACactggaaaggagggaagaaagcagGCTCTGCATTTTGGCACCCTCAAGGACCCTCACCTTTCCGGTTACCCTTCCCAGCCCCGGGGGAGCCTGGGCTCGCCCTAGTGGCTGACTGGGAAGCTAAGAGTGGCTGGGCAAGACCCAAGAGCCTCCAGTTTCCCAGGGGCGATCCCCCTCCCCTGGGGCCACTGCGGCTTCTGGTTGGATAGGATACCAAACGGGATCAGGTGAGACTGCGTGGCCTCAGCCCGCCGATGAGCGATGGGGGTAGTAACACAGAGCCGACCCCAGCTCCCTGCTCAGGATCCCCCGGCCACCTCATCCCCACAGTCGCTTACCACAGCAGTGCCCAGATCCCCGACACAATGGAGTGAGCGAAGGAGACGAGCAGGTTGTGCCAGCGCCAGGTGCGCAGGGGGTCGGCGCGCACGTGCACAGGTAGGGGCAAGCGACTGAGCGCGCGCCGGAGCGCCCGGAAGGTCAGCGTGGCGCCCAAGAGCAGCGGCAGGGCGGGGTGCAGCAGTGGGGGCATGCTGGCCCTCCCTGCCGTCCGCCCTCGAGGCCGCCTCCTAGGGCTGTTCTGGGAACCTGGGTCCCTCTCGGACCAGTCCAGTCCGGCCGCCTCTCCCGCCGGGCGCCAGCCCCACACAGTTTCGGCGAAGCCCTCTAGGCCCCTTGACTCCTCCTCGCCCTCCCTGCTAGGCCTCTGCCCCCGCCCCCAGACGcccgcgcccccgccccgcccgcctGCCCCCGCCCCTCAGGCGCTGCTGCCGCGCGAGCCGGGTGTCCCCGCGGCCTCTCGGTCACCGGCCGGCTCCCGCGGACTTTGGGTAACTAGGAGCTGTGCTGGGGGCGTCGTCGCCGAGGCACCCCTCGCTGGCGCCTCCCGACGGCCGACGGAGTCCCAGTTGCCGTGGCTCGCCTGGCCTCATTAACCCGCGTCCCCACTTTTCCCCGGGCCACCGGCTCCCCCGCCCTGGGCGGGTACCGCGAGAGCTCTCTCCACCCTCTACCTTCTGCGAAGAGCTGGACGGGACCCGACACGCCCACGCCCCTTAAGTCCTGGTCCTGGGGTGGATTCAGGAGCCCCGCCTCCGACAGTGGTCTCGGTGCAGACCCAGTGCCCCCACCGCACCACTCGCAGTCTTCTGACCGGGGACCCGGGTTTACCCGTCCCTCCCGCGCCCGCGAGGTGGGCGCTTGGGAACTGCTGAGTAACCCATCGCCACCTCTCCCCGCCCGCTCTTAAGCTCCCGGGGCCGGGCGGCTGTCACAGTCCTCCCTCAGACAGTCCCGGCCCTCGGCCTGGCTCCCCGGAGGCTGGGCAAGCAAGACCGCGGATTTGCCGGGACTGCTGGGGTGACCCGCGCTC is from Macaca thibetana thibetana isolate TM-01 chromosome 16, ASM2454274v1, whole genome shotgun sequence and encodes:
- the TLCD1 gene encoding TLC domain-containing protein 1 isoform X2, translated to MGYSAVPKRPPRGRGRDGVWQTPDMLVEIETAWSLSGYLLVCFSAGYFIHDTVDIVASGQARASWEYLVHHIMAMGAFFSGIFWSSFVGGGVLTLLVEVSNIFLTIRMMMKINNAQDHLLYRVNKYVNLVMYFVFRLAPQVYLTHFFLRYVRQRTLGTFLLGILLMLDVMIIIYFSRLLRSDFCPERVPRKQHKDKFLTE
- the TLCD1 gene encoding TLC domain-containing protein 1 isoform X1 encodes the protein MPPLLHPALPLLLGATLTFRALRRALSRLPLPVHVRADPLRTWRWHNLLVSFAHSIVSGIWALLCVWQTPDMLVEIETAWSLSGYLLVCFSAGYFIHDTVDIVASGQARASWEYLVHHIMAMGAFFSGIFWSSFVGGGVLTLLVEVSNIFLTIRMMMKINNAQDHLLYRVNKYVNLVMYFVFRLAPQVYLTHFFLRYVRQRTLGTFLLGILLMLDVMIIIYFSRLLRSDFCPERVPRKQHKDKFLTE
- the RPL23A gene encoding 60S ribosomal protein L23a, yielding MAPKAKKEAPAPPKAEAKAKALKAKKAVLKGVHSHKKKKIRTSPTFRRPKTLRLRRQPKYPRKSAPRRNKLDHYAIIKFPLTTESAMKKIEDNNTLVFIVDVKANKHQIKQAVKKLYDIDVAKVNTLIRPDGEKKAYVRLAPDYDALDVANKVSFLPTNPLSFTPWVQMMHMLATKA